In a single window of the Silurus meridionalis isolate SWU-2019-XX chromosome 8, ASM1480568v1, whole genome shotgun sequence genome:
- the inf2 gene encoding inverted formin-2 isoform X2 → MSVKSEKMQKKWAVLKSHLGSSQDSDSSTQEANLENAEPELCIRLLQMPTVLNYSGLKKRLEGSDQAWMVQFLELSGLDLLLEALDRLSGRGCSRITDALLQLTCVSCVKAVMNSSIGIHFIMENEGYVRKLSQALDTSNIMVKKQVFELLAALSIFAAEGYRLALDSLDHYKAVKMQQYRFSVIMNELLNTDNLHYKVTLLSFINALIFSTEDLRQRDRMRKEFIGLQLLDLLPKLR, encoded by the exons ATGTCAGTGAAGTcggaaaaaatgcagaaaaaatgggcagtACTGAAAAGTCATCTGGGCTCATCTCAAGACTCAGACTCAAGCACACAGGAGGCCAACTTAGAGAATGCTGAACCTGAGCTGTGCATCCGCCTGCTACAGATGCCCACCGTGTTGAACTACTCTGGGCTGAAAAAGCGTCTGGAGGGCAGTGATCAGGCATGGATGGTACAATTTCTCGAACTATCAGGCCTCGACCTGCTGTTGGAGGCCCTGGACCGTCTCTCAGGTCGTGGCTGCTCGCGCATCACTGACGCACTGTTACAGCTCACCTGTGTCAGCTGTGTCAAGGCTGTAATGAACTCATCTATAGGGATCCATTTCATAATGGAGAATGAGGGCTATGTGCGTAAGCTCTCACAAG CTCTGGATACGTCTAATATCATGGTGAAGAAACAGGTGTTTGAGCTGCTTGCTGCACTTAGCATTTTTGCTGCAGAGGGATACAGATTGGCCCTGGACTCACTGGACCACTATAAG GCTGTAAAGATGCAGCAGTATCGCTTCAGCGTGATCATGAATGAACTCCTGAACACAGATAATTTGCACTACAAGGTGACGCTGCTAAGTTTCATCAATGCGCTCATCTTTAGCACCGAAGACCTGCGCCAAAGGGACAGGATGCGCAAAGAATTCATTG GTTTGCAGCTGCTTGACCTCTTGCCGAAGTTGAGGTAA
- the inf2 gene encoding inverted formin-2 isoform X1, whose protein sequence is MSVKSEKMQKKWAVLKSHLGSSQDSDSSTQEANLENAEPELCIRLLQMPTVLNYSGLKKRLEGSDQAWMVQFLELSGLDLLLEALDRLSGRGCSRITDALLQLTCVSCVKAVMNSSIGIHFIMENEGYVRKLSQALDTSNIMVKKQVFELLAALSIFAAEGYRLALDSLDHYKAVKMQQYRFSVIMNELLNTDNLHYKVTLLSFINALIFSTEDLRQRDRMRKEFIGLQLLDLLPKLREEEDEDLIIQCEAFEEAMAEDDDELLRIYGGIDMSNHQDVFITLFNKVSSSPASLQLLSILQTLLLLGPERVDIWQALEALTNRAVLLAQNSQMDSSEAIMQRLAFSKDLSTGSHHRAAPPPMKADIAIQTELNDGEKESLRIVPMAKQAAPLSSTEKPCTTQPPPPVLSSAAPPPPPPPPPPLPPLPGMCGGPPALPFLQGMAGVPPPPPPPLPGMAGVPPPPPPPLPGMACVPPPPPPPLPGMAGVPPPPPPPFPGIAPGGPPPPPPLPGMQCPPCPPPMGGDVIVAHNVQFLGSAYSMPVKTGPHPTLRMKKLNWQKLNSRAVTGCNIWASDQHESPLEPNFTSIEQLFSLPVAEPKEKGPAAPAKKEPKEISFIDSKKNLNLNIFLKQFKCSNEEFVDMIQKGIGPSLMLRC, encoded by the exons ATGTCAGTGAAGTcggaaaaaatgcagaaaaaatgggcagtACTGAAAAGTCATCTGGGCTCATCTCAAGACTCAGACTCAAGCACACAGGAGGCCAACTTAGAGAATGCTGAACCTGAGCTGTGCATCCGCCTGCTACAGATGCCCACCGTGTTGAACTACTCTGGGCTGAAAAAGCGTCTGGAGGGCAGTGATCAGGCATGGATGGTACAATTTCTCGAACTATCAGGCCTCGACCTGCTGTTGGAGGCCCTGGACCGTCTCTCAGGTCGTGGCTGCTCGCGCATCACTGACGCACTGTTACAGCTCACCTGTGTCAGCTGTGTCAAGGCTGTAATGAACTCATCTATAGGGATCCATTTCATAATGGAGAATGAGGGCTATGTGCGTAAGCTCTCACAAG CTCTGGATACGTCTAATATCATGGTGAAGAAACAGGTGTTTGAGCTGCTTGCTGCACTTAGCATTTTTGCTGCAGAGGGATACAGATTGGCCCTGGACTCACTGGACCACTATAAG GCTGTAAAGATGCAGCAGTATCGCTTCAGCGTGATCATGAATGAACTCCTGAACACAGATAATTTGCACTACAAGGTGACGCTGCTAAGTTTCATCAATGCGCTCATCTTTAGCACCGAAGACCTGCGCCAAAGGGACAGGATGCGCAAAGAATTCATTG GTTTGCAGCTGCTTGACCTCTTGCCGAAGTTGAG agaggaggaggatgaagactTGATCATCCAATGTGAGGCATTCGAGGAAGCTATGGCTGAGGATGACGATGAACTGTTGAGAATTTATGGAGGCATTGATATGAGCAATCACCAGGATGTCTTCATCACGCTGTTTAACAAA GTCAGTAGCTCCCCTGCATCATTGCAGCTGCTGTCCATCCTACAGACTCTGTTGTTGTTGGGACCAGAGCGGGTAGATATCTGGCAGGCCCTGGAGGCTCTAACCAACCGTGCAGTCCTTCTGGCCCAGAACT CTCAAATGGATTCCTCCGAAGCGATTATGCAGCGGCTTGCTTTTTCCAAAGATTTATCTACTGGGTCTCATCATAGAGCTGCTCCACCTCCAATGAAAGCAGATATCGCAATTCAGACTGAGCTGAATGATGGGGAGAAAGAATCTTTAAGAATTGTACCAATGGCCAAACAAGCAGCACCCCTAAGCTCCACAGAAAAGCCCTGCACCACACAACCTCCACCTCCAGTACTCAGTTCGGCtgcacctcctcctcctccaccaccaccacctccactgCCACCTTTACCAGGCATGTGTGGTGGTCCTCCTGCACTACCATTTTTACAAGGAATGGCTGGTGTCCCTCcgccacctccaccacctttacctGGCATGGCTGGTGTccctccaccacctccaccacctttacctGGCATGGCTTGTGTccctccaccacctccaccacctttacctGGCATGGCTGGTGTGCCTCCACCACCCCCTCCACCCTTTCCAGGGATAGCACCGGGAGGccctcctccaccacctccactaCCTGGCATGCAATGCCCACCTTGCCCACCTCCTATGGGAGGAGATGTAATAGTAGCCCACAATGTTCAGTTTCTGGGGAGCGCTTACAGCATGCCAGTGAAGACTGGTCCACATCCCACACTTAGAATGAAGAAGCTGAACTGGCAGAAACTAAACTCCAGAGCAGTCACTG GTTGCAATATATGGGCTTCAGATCAACATGAATCCCCTCTGGAACCCAACTTCACCAGCATCGAGCAGCTCTTTAGTCTCCCAGTGGCTGAGCCTAAAGAGAAAGGTCCAGCTGCTCCTGCCAAGAAAGAACCCAAAGAA ATTTCCTTTATTGATTCCAAGAAGAATTTAAATCTGAATATATTTCTCAAACAATTCAAATG ctctAATGAGGAATTTGTGGACATGATTCAGAAAGGGATCGGTCCAAGTTTGATGTTGAGGTGCTAA